In the genome of Triticum urartu cultivar G1812 chromosome 5, Tu2.1, whole genome shotgun sequence, one region contains:
- the LOC125508348 gene encoding WD repeat-containing protein 48 isoform X2, with translation MHRVGSAGNTAGSSRPRKEKRFTYVLNDADNKKHCAGINCLSYLNASASGTSDYLFTGSRDGTLKRWEYQNGDANFSATFESHVDWVNDAIIVGQNLVSCSSDTTLKVWNCLADGACTKTLRQHSDYVICLAAAEKNSNIVASGGLGGEVFIWDLDAAIAPIAKSVDAKEDEVPNGNSGPALSTLCNVNSSGNIVSTNGKSHGYCPIAAKGHKDSVYALDMNDTGTLLVSGGTEKVVRVWDPRTGSKNMKLRGHTDNIRALLIDSTGRYCLSGSSDSMIRLWDLGQQRCVHSYAVHTDSVWALASTPSFGHVYSGGRDQSVYLTDLSTRESVLLCTNEHPILQLSLQDDTIWVATTDSSVYGWPAEGQTPQKVFQKGGSFLAGNLSFSRARASLEGSAPVPVYKEPSFTIPGVPAIVQHEIMNNRRHVLTKDTVGSVKLWEITRGAVIEDFGKVSFDDKKKELFEMVSIPAWFTMDARLGCLSVHLDTPQCFSAEIYAVDLNVTGAQEDLKINLAHETLRGLLVHWSKRRPKPGPHSLSNGDSSIGKDVSLKNLPHPRSDVDDGSENHANNVLPSFEFSTVSPPSIITESSSGGPWRKRITDLDGTEDDLPWWCVDCAENGRFPKENTKCGFYLHPAEGSPAPNITQGKLSAPRILRVLKVANYVVEKLVLEKPLDGSPDSTFAMGLTSGTSALDSSSRLGLKPWQKLKPSVEILCNNQVLSPEMSLATVRTYIWKKPEDLILNYRVVQSR, from the exons ATGCATCGTGTCGGGAGTGCTGGAAACACGGCTGGTTCAAGTCGACCGAGAAAGGAGAAGCGCTTCACATATGTGCTCAATGATGCTGATAATAAAAAG CATTGTGCTGGAATCAACTGCTTGTCGTACCTGAATGCTTCTGCTTCTGGTACAAGTGATTATCTTTTTACTGGGAGTCGCGATGGTACCTTGAAGAGATGGGAATACCAAAATGGGGACGCAAACTTTTCAGCAACCTTTGAGTCACATGTTGATTGG gttaaCGATGCCATTATTGTTGGCCAAAATCTTGTTTCCTGTTCCTCAGACACCACATTAAAG GTGTGGAATTGCTTAGCAGATGGTGCTTGTACCAAGACTCTCCGCCAGCATTCTGATTATGTGATATGTCTTGCTGCGGCTGAAAAGAAT AGCAATATTGTAGCCTCTGGTGGCCTTGGTGGTGAGGTCTTCATATGGGATCTTGATGCTGCTATTGCACCTATAGCCAAATCTGTAGATGCAAAAGAGGATGAGGTTCCTAACGGAAACTCTGGACCTGCTTTGTCAACCTTGTGCAATGTAAATTCTAGTGGCAACATTGTTTCTACCAACGGAAAATCACATGGGTACTGTCCAATTGCTGCCAAAGGTCATAAGGATTCAGTTTATGCATTGGATATGAATGATACAGGGACATTGCTTGTCTCTGGTGGTACTGAAAAG GTTGTTCGTGTTTGGGATCCCAGGACAGGTTCTAAGAACATGAAATTGAGAGGGCACACTGACAATATCAGGGCTTTGCTTATTGATTCCACTGGAAG GTATTGTCTATCAGGCTCGTCTGACTCAATGATAAG ACTATGGGATCTAGGACAGCAACGCTGTGTGCATTCTTATGCCGTTCACACTGATTCGGTTTGGGCGCTCGCAAGCACCCCTTCATTTGGTCATGTTTATAGTGGTGGAAGAGATCAGTCC GTGTACCTGACAGACCTCTCCACACGAGAGAGTGTCTTACTATGCACAAATGAACACCCAATCCTACAGTTGTCCTTGCAAGATGATACAATATGGGTTGCAACAACTGATTCTTCTGTTTATGGATGGCCAGCTGAAGGGCAAACCCCACAAAAGGTTTTTCAAAAGGGAGGCTCATTCTTAGCTGGGAATTTGTCATTCTCAAGAGCAAGAGCTTCTTTAGAAGGATCAGCACCT GTGCCTGTATACAAAGAGCCATCTTTCACTATTCCTGGAGTTCCAGCTATAGTTCAACATGAGATCATGAATAATAGAAGGCATGTCCTGACAAAG GATACTGTTGGTTCTGTCAAATTATGGGAGATTACTCGAGGAGCTGTTATCGAAGATTTTGGCAAG GTTTCGTTTGATGATAAGAAAAAGGAGTTATTTGAGATG GTTAGCATACCTGCATGGTTCACCATGGACGCTCGATTGGGGTGCCTGTCTGTTCACCTGGATACTCCACAATGCTTTTCTGCAGAAATATATGCGGTTGATTTGAATGTTACTGGAGCACAGGAAGATCTTAAG ATTAATTTGGCTCATGAAACTCTTCGTGGTTTGTTAGTTCATTGGAGTAAACGAAGGCCGAAACCAGGCCCACACAGCTTGTCCAATGGTGATTCTTCAATAGGGAAAGATGTATCATTGAAAAACTTACCACATCCAAGATCCGACGTCGACGATGGAAGCGAAAACCATGCAAATAATGTGCTTCCCtcgtttgagttctccacggtttCGCCTCCATCAATTATCACGGAAAGTTCTAGTGGAGGGCCTTGGAGAAAGAGAATTACCGATTTGGATGGAACTGAGGATGATTTGCCATGGTGGTGTGTGGACTGTGCTGAGAACGGCCGATTTCCAAAAGAGAACACAAA GTGTGGCTTTTATTTGCATCCAGCCGAAGGCTCACCTGCACCAAACATAACGCAAGGGAAACTCAGCGCTCCACGGATACTGCGAGTTCTCAAA GTTGCTAACTATGTCGTTGAGAAGCTTGTTCTTGAGAAACCATTGGATGGAAGTCCGGACAGCACATTTGCCATGGGTTTGACCTCTGGCACATCAGCCCTAGATAGTTCTTCACGGCTTGGACTAAAGCCATGGCAAAAACTGAAACCTTCTGTTGAGATATTGTGCAACAACCAG GTTCTGTCACCTGAGATGAGTTTGGCGACGGTGAGGACATATATTTGGAAGAAGCCGGAGGATTTGATTCTTAATTACAGAGTGGTCCAATCAAGATGA
- the LOC125508348 gene encoding WD repeat-containing protein 48 isoform X1: MHRVGSAGNTAGSSRPRKEKRFTYVLNDADNKKHCAGINCLSYLNASASGTSDYLFTGSRDGTLKRWEYQNGDANFSATFESHVDWVNDAIIVGQNLVSCSSDTTLKVWNCLADGACTKTLRQHSDYVICLAAAEKNSNIVASGGLGGEVFIWDLDAAIAPIAKSVDAKEDEVPNGNSGPALSTLCNVNSSGNIVSTNGKSHGYCPIAAKGHKDSVYALDMNDTGTLLVSGGTEKVVRVWDPRTGSKNMKLRGHTDNIRALLIDSTGRYCLSGSSDSMIRLWDLGQQRCVHSYAVHTDSVWALASTPSFGHVYSGGRDQSVYLTDLSTRESVLLCTNEHPILQLSLQDDTIWVATTDSSVYGWPAEGQTPQKVFQKGGSFLAGNLSFSRARASLEGSAPVPVYKEPSFTIPGVPAIVQHEIMNNRRHVLTKDTVGSVKLWEITRGAVIEDFGKVSFDDKKKELFEMVSIPAWFTMDARLGCLSVHLDTPQCFSAEIYAVDLNVTGAQEDLKINLAHETLRGLLVHWSKRRPKPGPHSLSNGDSSIGKDVSLKNLPHPRSDVDDGSENHANNVLPSFEFSTVSPPSIITESSSGGPWRKRITDLDGTEDDLPWWCVDCAENGRFPKENTKCGFYLHPAEGSPAPNITQGKLSAPRILRVLKVANYVVEKLVLEKPLDGSPDSTFAMGLTSGTSALDSSSRLGLKPWQKLKPSVEILCNNQQVLSPEMSLATVRTYIWKKPEDLILNYRVVQSR, translated from the exons ATGCATCGTGTCGGGAGTGCTGGAAACACGGCTGGTTCAAGTCGACCGAGAAAGGAGAAGCGCTTCACATATGTGCTCAATGATGCTGATAATAAAAAG CATTGTGCTGGAATCAACTGCTTGTCGTACCTGAATGCTTCTGCTTCTGGTACAAGTGATTATCTTTTTACTGGGAGTCGCGATGGTACCTTGAAGAGATGGGAATACCAAAATGGGGACGCAAACTTTTCAGCAACCTTTGAGTCACATGTTGATTGG gttaaCGATGCCATTATTGTTGGCCAAAATCTTGTTTCCTGTTCCTCAGACACCACATTAAAG GTGTGGAATTGCTTAGCAGATGGTGCTTGTACCAAGACTCTCCGCCAGCATTCTGATTATGTGATATGTCTTGCTGCGGCTGAAAAGAAT AGCAATATTGTAGCCTCTGGTGGCCTTGGTGGTGAGGTCTTCATATGGGATCTTGATGCTGCTATTGCACCTATAGCCAAATCTGTAGATGCAAAAGAGGATGAGGTTCCTAACGGAAACTCTGGACCTGCTTTGTCAACCTTGTGCAATGTAAATTCTAGTGGCAACATTGTTTCTACCAACGGAAAATCACATGGGTACTGTCCAATTGCTGCCAAAGGTCATAAGGATTCAGTTTATGCATTGGATATGAATGATACAGGGACATTGCTTGTCTCTGGTGGTACTGAAAAG GTTGTTCGTGTTTGGGATCCCAGGACAGGTTCTAAGAACATGAAATTGAGAGGGCACACTGACAATATCAGGGCTTTGCTTATTGATTCCACTGGAAG GTATTGTCTATCAGGCTCGTCTGACTCAATGATAAG ACTATGGGATCTAGGACAGCAACGCTGTGTGCATTCTTATGCCGTTCACACTGATTCGGTTTGGGCGCTCGCAAGCACCCCTTCATTTGGTCATGTTTATAGTGGTGGAAGAGATCAGTCC GTGTACCTGACAGACCTCTCCACACGAGAGAGTGTCTTACTATGCACAAATGAACACCCAATCCTACAGTTGTCCTTGCAAGATGATACAATATGGGTTGCAACAACTGATTCTTCTGTTTATGGATGGCCAGCTGAAGGGCAAACCCCACAAAAGGTTTTTCAAAAGGGAGGCTCATTCTTAGCTGGGAATTTGTCATTCTCAAGAGCAAGAGCTTCTTTAGAAGGATCAGCACCT GTGCCTGTATACAAAGAGCCATCTTTCACTATTCCTGGAGTTCCAGCTATAGTTCAACATGAGATCATGAATAATAGAAGGCATGTCCTGACAAAG GATACTGTTGGTTCTGTCAAATTATGGGAGATTACTCGAGGAGCTGTTATCGAAGATTTTGGCAAG GTTTCGTTTGATGATAAGAAAAAGGAGTTATTTGAGATG GTTAGCATACCTGCATGGTTCACCATGGACGCTCGATTGGGGTGCCTGTCTGTTCACCTGGATACTCCACAATGCTTTTCTGCAGAAATATATGCGGTTGATTTGAATGTTACTGGAGCACAGGAAGATCTTAAG ATTAATTTGGCTCATGAAACTCTTCGTGGTTTGTTAGTTCATTGGAGTAAACGAAGGCCGAAACCAGGCCCACACAGCTTGTCCAATGGTGATTCTTCAATAGGGAAAGATGTATCATTGAAAAACTTACCACATCCAAGATCCGACGTCGACGATGGAAGCGAAAACCATGCAAATAATGTGCTTCCCtcgtttgagttctccacggtttCGCCTCCATCAATTATCACGGAAAGTTCTAGTGGAGGGCCTTGGAGAAAGAGAATTACCGATTTGGATGGAACTGAGGATGATTTGCCATGGTGGTGTGTGGACTGTGCTGAGAACGGCCGATTTCCAAAAGAGAACACAAA GTGTGGCTTTTATTTGCATCCAGCCGAAGGCTCACCTGCACCAAACATAACGCAAGGGAAACTCAGCGCTCCACGGATACTGCGAGTTCTCAAA GTTGCTAACTATGTCGTTGAGAAGCTTGTTCTTGAGAAACCATTGGATGGAAGTCCGGACAGCACATTTGCCATGGGTTTGACCTCTGGCACATCAGCCCTAGATAGTTCTTCACGGCTTGGACTAAAGCCATGGCAAAAACTGAAACCTTCTGTTGAGATATTGTGCAACAACCAG CAGGTTCTGTCACCTGAGATGAGTTTGGCGACGGTGAGGACATATATTTGGAAGAAGCCGGAGGATTTGATTCTTAATTACAGAGTGGTCCAATCAAGATGA